In the Festucalex cinctus isolate MCC-2025b chromosome 10, RoL_Fcin_1.0, whole genome shotgun sequence genome, one interval contains:
- the LOC144027245 gene encoding uncharacterized protein LOC144027245: MSAMIISIGAERFGVKEQRATRPQGEPNRREVKISQLRQELRLLGRQFKVAREEDKAGLAELRSMVRKRLTTLRRAEWHRRRGRERARRRAAFISNPFGFTKKILGQKRSGHLSCTEEEVNNYLNVSYSDSAREEELGPCRTLITPPEPTVAFNTKEPTLKEVEEVVRAARSNSAPGPSGVPYVVFKRCPRLLKRLWRILRVIWRRGKVAQQWRHAEGVWIPKEESSITIEQFRIISLLSVESKIFFSIVARRMTEFLLRNTYIDTSVQKGGVPKVPGCIEHTGVVTQLIREAREGKGDLAVLWLDLANAYWSIPHKLVKASLDRHHVPDKIKDLILDYYSCFSLRVTSGAVTSAFHRLEKGIITGCTISVVLFSLAMNMLVKSAEVECRGPLSNSGVRQPPIRAFMDDLTVTTTSVPGCRWILQGLVHLISWARMNFKPAKSRSLVVRKGKVSDKFHFFIGDTQIPSVGEKPVKSLGKIYDGTLKDIAALRATSEELRAWLTAVDKSGLPGKFKAWIYQHGILPRLLWPMLVYDVPMTTVECLERKVSSFLRKWLGLPRSLSSIALYGRNNKLTLPFSSLKEEFMVTRAREVLLYRDSSDNRVSSAGIQVKTGWKWCAQEAVDQAESRLRHSELVGPVACGRAGLGSNPRSSYNKTQGKERRLLIQEEVRAGVEEERCSRTVGMRQQGAWTRWEEAARRKISWTELWRSEPHRIKFLIQSVYDVLPSPSNLHHWGLAENPLCPLCQRVGSLEHILSCCPRALGEGRYRWRHDQVLRVIAETISSGISTSKHQQLARQSIAFVRAGEKPQQHRGEAVGLLATAQDWQLKVDLGKQLKFPENIAVTTLRPDIVLVSETTRQVVLLELTVPWEDRMEEAFERKRAKYEELAGECRSRGWKTRCTPIEVGCRGFAGQSLVWALKMLRVKGLHNRRAIKNISDAAEKASRWLWIKRGDTWSHALKTQAGT; the protein is encoded by the coding sequence ATGTCCGCTATGATCATCAGCATAGGTGCCGAAAGATTTGGCGTCAAAGAACAACGGGCAACCAGACCCCAAGGGGAGCCAAATCGACGGGAGGTGAAAATCAGCCAGCTGCGGCAGGAGCTTAGACTGCTTGGACGGCAGTTTAAGGTGGCAAGGGAGGAGGATAAGGCTGGGCTAGCAGAGCTCCGTAGCATGGTGAGGAAAAGACTAACCACCCTCCGCCGAGCAGAGTGGCATAGGAGGAGAGGCAGGGAGAGAGCCAGGAGACGGGCAGCCTTCATCTCAAATCCCTTCGGCTTCACCAAGAAGATCCTCGGGCAGAAAAGAAGCGGCCATCTCTCCTGCACCGAAGAGGAGGTCAACAACTACCTCAATGTCTCCTATAGTGACAGTGCAAGAGAGGAAGAACTTGGGCCATGCAGAACCTTGATAACCCCGCCAGAACCCACCGTGGCATTTAACACCAAAGAGCCAACTTTGAAAGAAGTTGAGGAGGTTGTCAGGGCAGCTAGATCAAATTCAGCACCAGGCCCTAGTGGAGTGCCATATGTAGTCTTCAAGAGGTGCCCCAGACTCTTGAAGAGGCTATGGAGGATCCTCAGGGTCATCTGGAGAAGGGGGAAGGTTGCCCAGCAGTGGAGACATGCAGAGGGTGTATGGATTCCAAAGGAGGAGAGCTCAATAACTATCGAGCAATTCAGAATCATCTCACTCCTCAGCGTAGAAAGCAAGATATTCTTCAGTATTGTTGCCCGGCGCATGACGGAGTTCCTCCTGAGGAATACATACATTGACACCTCGGTGCAGAAGGGAGGAGTTCCAAAGGTCCCAGGATGCATTGAGCACACGGGAGTTGTCACCCAGCTGATCCGGGAGGCACGAGAGGGCAAAGGAGACCTGGCAGTCCTTTGGCTTGACCTCGCCAATGCCTACTGGTCTATCCCACACAAGCTGGTGAAAGCCTCGCTTGACCGACACCATGTCCCAGACAAGATCAAGGACCTCATACTGGACTATTACAGCTGTTTCAGTTTGAGAGTCACTTCTGGAGCTGTGACATCTGCGTTTCATCGCCTTGAGAAGGGCATCATCACGGGGTGTACCATTTCTGTGGTGTTGTTTTCCTTGGCTATGAATATGCTGGTGAAGTCAGCAGAAGTGGAATGCAGAGGACCACTAAGCAACTCAGGTGTGCGACAGCCCCCCATCAGAGCGTTCATGGATGATCTGACGGTAACGACAACATCAGTCCCGGGTTGTAGATGGATCCTCCAAGGCCTCGTGCATCTCATCAGCTGGGCCAGGatgaacttcaagccagccaagtCCAGGTCTCTGGTGGTGAGGAAGGGGAAAGTCTCAGACAAGTTCCACTTCTTTATAGGAGACACCCAGATTCCATCAGTGGGAGAGAAGCCAGTTAAGAGCCTGGGGAAGATCTACGATGGCACCTTAAAGGACATCGCAGCACTCCGTGCAACTTCAGAGGAGTTGAGGGCCTGGCTGACAGCGGTGGATAAGTCAGGGCTACCAGGCAAGTTTAAAGCTTGGATATACCAACATGGCATCTTGCCTCGACTCCTCTGGCCAATGCTGGTCTACGACGTGCCAATGACCACCGTCGAGTGCCTCGAGAGGAAGGTTAGCTCTTTCTTGAGGAAGTGGCTGGGCCTTCCACGAAGCCTCAGCAGCATCGCACTGTACGGGAGGAACAACAAGTTGACTCTGCCCTTCAGCAGTCTGAAGGAGGAGTTTATGGTGACCCGAGCGAGAGAGGTGCTGCTGTATAGGGACTCAAGCGACAACAGAGTCTCCTCGGCTGGCATACAGGTGAAGACCGGCTGGAAGTGGTGCGCTCAAGAGGCAGTCGACCAGGCTGAGTCCCGCCTGCGGCACAGCGAGCTGGTGGGACCAGTGGCATGCGGACGAGCAGGACTTGGGAGCAACCCAAGATCTTCCTACAACAAGACACAGGGGAAGGAGAGGCGCCTGCTTATCCAGGAAGAGGTTCGGGCAGGGGTGGAAGAAGAGCGCTGCAGTAGGACAGTAGGAATGCGGCAGCAGGGGGCGTGGACGCGGTGGGAAGAGGCAGCTCGCCGGAAGATCTCGTGGACAGAGCTTTGGCGATCTGAGCCACACCGGATCAAGTTCCTCATCCAGTCGGTCTACGACGTCCTACCAAGCCCATCCAATCTCCACCACTGGGGCCTGGCTGAGAACCCACTGTGCCCGCTTTGCCAAAGGGTCGGATCGCTGGAGCACATCCTGAGTTGCTGCCCACGAGCACTGGGAGAGGGACGTTACCGCTGGCGTCACGACCAAGTGCTGCGAGTCATTGCGGAGACCATCAGCTCAGGGATCTCCACCAGCAAACACCAACAGCTAGCAAGGCAATCCATCGCCTTCGTCAGAGCTGGGGAGAAACCACAGCAGCATCGGGGTGAAGCAGTTGGTCTCCTGGCAACAGCCCAGGACTGGCAGTTGAAAGTCGACCTAGGGAAACAGCTCAAGTTCCCAGAGAACATCGCGGTGACCACACTCAGGCCTGACATCGTCCTTGTGTCAGAAACAACAAGGCAAGTGGTCCTGCTGGAATTGACTGTTCCCTGGGAAGACAGGATGGAGGAGGCTTTTGAGAGGAAGAGAGCCAAGTATGAGGAGCTGGCAGGCGAATGCCGAAGTAGGGGATGGAAGACCCGGTGCACTCCCATAGAGGTCGGATGCAGAGGATTCGCTGGTCAGTCACTCGTCTGGGCACTCAAGATGCTGCGGGTGAAGGGACTGCACAACAGGCGAGCCATCAAGAACATCAGTGACGCAGCAGAGAAGGCGTCAAGATGGCTGTGGATCAAGCGGGGCGACACGTGGTCACATGCTCTTAAGACACAAGCCGGGACTTGA